Part of the Paenibacillus sp. YPG26 genome, CCGCTGCGGTTAAATCGTTGACCGCAAAGCAGGTTGTAACGGGAGTTACAGATACAAAGTATCAGCCTAACAGCAATGTCAGCCGGGCTGAATTCACAGCGCTGTTGACGCGGGCTCTGGGTCTTCAGACAGAAGAGCATGCGGCCTTCGCCGATGTGAAGCCAGGAGCCTGGTATGCAGCTTATGTGAATGCAGCGGTTAAGGCAGGTATTGTTAACGGCCGCAGTAAAGATACATTTGCGCCAAATGCGACGATCAGCCGTGAAGAAATGGCCGTTATGCTCATTCGCGCACTGGAAGTGAAGCAAGGCAAGAAGGTGGATGCCGCTGCAAGCGCGCAAGCCTTCACTGACGCGTCCAAGATCAGTTCATGGGCGGCTTCCTATGTGGATACCGCTGCGAACCTTGAATTGGTACAGGGCAAGGGAAGCAACCAGTTTGACCCGCAGGGCTTCATGACCCGTGCTGAAAGTGCACAGGTGATTTATAAGCTGCTTGCGAAATAAAATATTCAAGGAACCGGCACTCTTCTCAGGAAGGGTGCCGGTTTTTTTGAATTACGACACTTACGCTGGATTTGGAATATGCTTCGATCTGAACGGTCACATTTATTCACATTAAAGCGTTCCAGCAGTGCGCTTTACGGCTAAATAACACAGCGGGTACACTAAGGGATGGTACAGGCTTATTATGGGCTTATTACCTTGCTGAAGTTAACTTACACACATTGCTGTAAAGGAGTTCTTACCTTGTTGTCTTCCATCTTTGCCCCAAAATCGGTGTCAGCGAAGTACCGGTTAGTTATTCTGCTGCTTGTTGTGATCGTCTCAGGCGCAAGTCAGGGCCTGCTGCTGCCCTTGCTCTCCATCCTGCTGGAGCGGCACGGTGTATCCTCCGATTTGAACGGGATGAACGCCGCGGCGTTATATATCGGAATATTTTGCACGATGTTCTTTGTTGAGAAGCCGGTTATGAGATTTGGTTACAGAAGTGTGATTGTGGTGGGTCTGATTCTGGTAACCGGCTGCTCGCTGCTGTTCCCGGTCAACTCCTCCTTGTATTTCTGGTTCGTCCTGCGTCTCTTGGTCGGTGTGGGGGACAGCTCGCTTCACTTCGCAACCCAGCAGTGGATTCTGAGCAGCAGTCCTGCGGACAAGCGCGGACGATTCTTCTCGCTCTATGGCATGGCTTACGGCATCGGCTTCAGTATCGGGCCGCTCGGCATTAACCTGCTGCCCTTCGGTGAGGCTGTGCCTTTCCTGGTCTCGGGTGCCCTGTATGCGGTAATCCTGCTTCTGATGCTGAGGATTCCGGGTGAGATGCCAGAGCAGGCGGAGGCTGGTGCAGCGGCACAGAACCGGTTCGTCCGCTCCTATCGGCTCGCCTGGTTCGCGCTGATTCCGCCTCTGCTCTATGGCGTCATGGAAGCCTCCATGAACAGCAGCTTCCCGCTGTACGGGCTCCGCATCGACCTTGGGAAGCAGTGGATCTCCCTGCTGCTGCTGACATTCGGACTCGGCAGCATTATCCTGCAGCTTCCGCTCGGGGTATGGAGCGACCGGATTGGGCGTAAGCCGGTGCTAATGACCTGTGCATTTGTTGGAGCCGGGTTGTTCCTCCTGATCCCCGCCGCTGGCGGCCACACGCCGCTTCTGTTCGTGCTGTTCGCTCTGGCGGGCGGGATTGTGGGTTCTTTTTACTCACTCGGAATGTCTTATGCGGCCGATATCGTACCCAAAGCGATTCTGCCGGCAGCAGGGGTCATCGCTTCGGTGCACTACAGCCTGGGAAGCGTGCTTGGTCCTGTGCTCGGGGGTTATGGGATGAGATACATCTCGGTGAACAGTGTATTTATCTTCCTCGGAGCCGTATTCCTGATCTTCGCCGTTCTCGGAATCTGGTTCAAGCGGGAACCCAAGATTGACGTAGGGACCTAGCCGGATTCCTTCGGTATATATCAAAAACGGGGACTATCCGTGAGTCATCTCAGGATGACGACAGGATAGTCCCCTCTTTTTCTAATCAAACGAACGGCTCAGATGGCTGGAATATGCCTTAATTTGTCTGGATTAACGACCAGATAAATGCTGGCAATTTGCCCCTCCTGGACTTGGAACGTAACCACATTCAGCGGCTGGCCATGCGTGTAGGTTACAATGCCAATATCCCCGTTCACGCTGGTGACGGAATAGCTGAAGCCTTCGGGGGCTTTGGCCAGCAGACTGGAGAAGAACATCGCAATCCGCTCCACGCCGTGTATCGGACGAACAGCTGCATTGACCTTGCCGCCTCCATCCGAGTACAGAACGGCATCGCTCTTGATGATGTTAAGCAATGCGTTAACATCTCCAGAGAGCAGGGCCTGAACGAATTGCTCCACAGCGCCCGACGCCTGCTCTAACA contains:
- a CDS encoding MFS transporter, whose amino-acid sequence is MLSSIFAPKSVSAKYRLVILLLVVIVSGASQGLLLPLLSILLERHGVSSDLNGMNAAALYIGIFCTMFFVEKPVMRFGYRSVIVVGLILVTGCSLLFPVNSSLYFWFVLRLLVGVGDSSLHFATQQWILSSSPADKRGRFFSLYGMAYGIGFSIGPLGINLLPFGEAVPFLVSGALYAVILLLMLRIPGEMPEQAEAGAAAQNRFVRSYRLAWFALIPPLLYGVMEASMNSSFPLYGLRIDLGKQWISLLLLTFGLGSIILQLPLGVWSDRIGRKPVLMTCAFVGAGLFLLIPAAGGHTPLLFVLFALAGGIVGSFYSLGMSYAADIVPKAILPAAGVIASVHYSLGSVLGPVLGGYGMRYISVNSVFIFLGAVFLIFAVLGIWFKREPKIDVGT